In one Lachnospiraceae bacterium GAM79 genomic region, the following are encoded:
- a CDS encoding insulinase family protein, translated as MRDLKELTGYDIITEEKIPEVNGTGYILSHKKTKARVLVIANDDENKVFNIGFRTPPYDDSGIPHILEHSVLCGSRKYPVKDPFVELAKGSLNTFLNAMTYSDKTVYPVASCNEKDFENLMDVYLDAVFYPNIYEHTEIMRQEGWHYELETVEGELSYNGVVFNEMKGAFSSPEQQMYSKIEKLLLADTPYKNESGGDPAAIPTLSQERFLDFHRKYYHPSNSYIYLYGDLDMYKELDYIDKEYLSSFDYREIDSTIAVQTAYEQMKDESCFYSIAENESEENQTFLTYNMVVGSSLDKKQSVAMNILEYAIMDAPGAPLKKALVDAGIGEDVFASFDDGIRQTIFSIVARNANMSDKERFVSVIRDTLTDLSGHGEEGKAIDRTSIEAAINNFEFKHKEANFGRFPKGLMMGLDAFNTWLYDDASALEMFKLNEVYDELKESLKTGYFEELIWEKLVQNTFGMIFVMKPKKGLDKENDAAEKQKLADYKASLTENELEQVVSDTKELKLYQETPSPAEDMEKVPLLSISDIRKEIHPLKNREDSIYGMPLISHDIFTNGIGYLEFIFDINDLDAEFVPYVELLTSIFKYVDTEHYTYSELSNQINFHTGGIGFSTGAMYKDGGKDHLSFFSVKTKAMYDKLGEGLKLIEEILFTSKLSDKKRLKEIISEEKAGLKTDLISSGHITSATRAMSYVSDVMAFKDMTEGIGYYDFLQELDQDFEQNADAIIEKLQTTLAEILRKGAVTISYTGDNDIKELLGADIEAFARKLSTRPAFAEKRVMKKAVKNEAFKTASQVQYAALAGNYKEKGFEYTGALEVLQVIFSYGYLWENIRVKGGAYGAMCSFARSGMGYFTSYRDPNLMETYDIYKKAADYVAGFDASDRDMTKYLIGAIAKLDSPMTPSAEGAFSQTCYFAGITDEQLQKERDQVLTANVETIRSLAPVIRAITDGGVICAIGGEDKIEQNRAKFKEVKDL; from the coding sequence AATGCAATGACATATTCTGATAAGACAGTATATCCGGTTGCAAGCTGTAACGAAAAGGATTTTGAAAATCTTATGGATGTCTATCTGGATGCGGTATTCTATCCGAATATTTATGAACATACAGAGATCATGCGTCAGGAAGGCTGGCATTATGAACTTGAAACTGTAGAAGGGGAACTGAGCTATAATGGTGTTGTGTTTAATGAGATGAAGGGGGCATTTTCATCTCCGGAACAGCAGATGTATTCAAAGATTGAAAAACTTCTTCTTGCTGACACACCATACAAGAATGAATCCGGTGGTGATCCTGCAGCGATTCCAACATTAAGTCAGGAACGTTTTCTTGATTTTCACAGAAAGTATTATCATCCGTCAAACAGTTATATTTATCTGTATGGTGATCTTGATATGTATAAGGAATTGGACTATATCGATAAGGAGTATCTCTCGAGCTTTGATTATAGAGAGATTGATTCTACGATCGCTGTGCAGACAGCCTATGAACAGATGAAGGATGAGAGCTGCTTTTATTCGATCGCAGAAAATGAGAGCGAAGAAAATCAGACATTTTTAACCTATAATATGGTAGTTGGCAGCAGCCTTGATAAGAAGCAGTCCGTTGCCATGAATATACTGGAATACGCAATTATGGACGCTCCGGGCGCACCATTGAAGAAAGCATTAGTAGATGCAGGGATCGGAGAGGACGTCTTTGCTTCCTTTGATGATGGGATCCGGCAGACAATCTTTTCAATCGTAGCAAGAAATGCAAATATGTCCGATAAGGAACGTTTTGTGTCTGTGATCAGGGATACACTGACCGATCTTTCCGGGCATGGAGAAGAAGGAAAGGCGATCGATCGGACTTCGATTGAGGCTGCGATCAATAATTTTGAGTTTAAACATAAGGAAGCAAACTTCGGCAGATTTCCGAAGGGGCTTATGATGGGTCTGGATGCATTTAATACATGGCTGTATGATGATGCATCTGCACTTGAAATGTTTAAGTTAAATGAAGTATATGATGAATTGAAAGAAAGTCTGAAAACCGGATATTTTGAAGAACTGATCTGGGAAAAGCTGGTTCAGAATACCTTTGGTATGATTTTTGTTATGAAGCCGAAGAAGGGGCTTGATAAGGAGAATGATGCAGCAGAGAAGCAGAAGCTTGCAGACTATAAGGCCTCTCTTACGGAAAATGAGCTTGAACAGGTTGTATCAGATACAAAGGAATTAAAATTATATCAGGAGACACCATCTCCGGCAGAGGATATGGAGAAGGTTCCGTTGCTTAGTATTTCTGATATCAGAAAAGAGATCCATCCGTTAAAGAACCGTGAGGACAGCATTTATGGTATGCCATTAATAAGTCATGATATCTTTACTAACGGAATTGGTTATCTGGAGTTTATATTTGATATCAATGATCTGGATGCAGAGTTTGTTCCATATGTAGAGCTGCTCACCAGCATTTTCAAATATGTGGATACAGAGCATTACACATATAGTGAACTGTCCAATCAGATCAATTTCCATACCGGTGGTATCGGATTTTCTACAGGAGCCATGTATAAGGATGGCGGGAAGGATCATCTTTCATTCTTCTCCGTTAAGACAAAGGCCATGTATGACAAGCTTGGAGAAGGTCTGAAGCTGATCGAGGAGATCCTGTTCACATCGAAGCTTTCGGATAAGAAGAGATTGAAAGAGATTATATCGGAAGAAAAGGCCGGACTTAAGACTGATCTGATATCCTCAGGGCATATCACATCTGCAACACGCGCGATGTCTTATGTCTCAGATGTGATGGCATTTAAGGATATGACAGAGGGAATCGGATATTATGATTTCTTACAGGAGTTGGATCAGGATTTTGAGCAGAATGCAGATGCAATCATTGAGAAGCTGCAGACAACGCTTGCCGAGATCCTTAGAAAAGGAGCGGTAACAATCTCTTATACCGGTGACAATGATATCAAGGAATTATTGGGCGCAGATATTGAAGCGTTTGCAAGAAAGTTGTCGACCAGACCTGCTTTTGCAGAAAAACGTGTGATGAAAAAAGCTGTTAAGAACGAAGCCTTTAAGACAGCAAGCCAGGTACAGTATGCGGCTCTCGCAGGAAATTATAAAGAAAAAGGATTTGAATATACCGGAGCACTGGAAGTCCTACAGGTGATCTTCTCCTATGGATATCTCTGGGAGAATATCCGTGTAAAGGGTGGGGCATATGGAGCTATGTGTTCATTTGCCAGATCAGGAATGGGATATTTTACATCCTACAGAGATCCGAACCTGATGGAGACATATGATATCTATAAGAAGGCAGCAGACTATGTAGCAGGCTTTGATGCAAGCGACAGAGATATGACCAAATATTTGATTGGTGCGATCGCGAAGTTAGATTCTCCAATGACACCATCAGCAGAAGGAGCATTTAGCCAGACCTGTTACTTTGCAGGTATTACAGATGAGCAGCTTCAGAAAGAACGTGATCAGGTGCTTACTGCAAATGTAGAAACGATTCGTTCACTGGCACCTGTGATCCGGGCGATCACAGATGGCGGGGTTATCTGTGCGATCGGTGGGGAAGATAAGATCGAACAGAATCGGGCAAAGTTTAAAGAAGTAAAAGATCTATAG